The Candidatus Woesearchaeota archaeon genome segment TGTTTTATCTCATCTGAGAATCCTTTGAGTAAAGTAAATAATCCTGGATCTTGTTCTGCTTCTTCTCGAGAAAGAAAATATTTCTTAATAGGATAACTTTTCTTAATAACCTCGTTTGATTTTGCTTCAAAGCTTTGCATATGATCTCTGTCAAAATGTTCTAGTGTTAAATCAATTCTGCTTTTATCAAGTCCGAGTTGATTGCCTGAAACGAGTGTTCCCTCGTCTGCTTCAAATAAATCAGAAATGATATGTGCTGCTGTGTGCATTCGCATGTGCGTGTATCTTCGTTCCCAATCTATTTTGCA includes the following:
- a CDS encoding alanyl-tRNA editing protein → MTELLYLKDCYLKETTAKVTNISVHDGTILVELDQTIFYPTGGGQPHDEGTLQLAADETNVFVVSSVYKFKEKVFHVVDKPGLKVGDEVLCKIDWERRYTHMRMHTAAHIISDLFEADEGTLVSGNQLGLDKSRIDLTLEHFDRDHMQSFEAKSNEVIKKSYPIKKYFLSREEAEQDPGLFTLLKGFSDEIK